A stretch of Gossypium hirsutum isolate 1008001.06 chromosome A06, Gossypium_hirsutum_v2.1, whole genome shotgun sequence DNA encodes these proteins:
- the LOC107941565 gene encoding serine/arginine-rich splicing factor RS2Z32 isoform X2: MPRYDDHRGGTRLYVGHLSSRTRSRDLEDMFSRYGRVRDVDMKRDYAFVEFSDPRDADDARYSLNGRDLDGCRIIVEFAKGVPRGPGGSRDYAGRGPTPGSGRCFNCGIDGHWARDCKAGDWKNKCYRCGERGHIERDCQNSPKKLSRRPRSYSRSPSARRGRSRSRSYSRGRSDRSRSPVKRERSFERDDRRSRSPKRHRRSLSPVRGRKHSPARDERSPQERRSPSPRDRRHANGSDYSGSPRGRSRTPDRVADAEDRDYKSSAKENGNSRSPSPLPKDDRSPIYDEEDDENHASPRRSESN, encoded by the exons ATGCCTAGGTATGATGATCACCGTGGTGGCACTCGCCTTTATGTCGGTCACTTGTCTTCAAGGACAAGATCACGTGATCTTGAGGACATGTTTAGCAGATATGGAAG AGTACGTGATGTGGATATGAAGCGCGACTATGCATTCGTT GAATTCAGTGACCCTAGAGATGCTGATGATGCAAGATATTCGTTGAATGGTCGAGACCTAGACGGATGCCGTATCATTGTGGAATTTGCCAAGGGA GTGCCCCGAGGCCCTGGTGGATCTCGTGATTATGCTGGAAGAGGTCCTACTCCTGGATCTGGGCGCTGCTTCAATTGTGGAATCGATGGTCACTGGGCTCGTGATTGCAAAGCCGGCGATTGGAAGAATAAGTGTTACCGCTGTGGGGAACGAGGCCACATAGAAAGAGATTGTCAAAACAGTCCAAAGAAACTGAG CCGTAGACCACGGAGTTACTCGCGTTCACCCAGTGCCCGACGTGGTCGAAGCAGAAGCCGCAGTTACAGCCGAGGGCGTAGTGACAG ATCGAGATCACCTGTGAAGCGAGAAAGAAGTTTCGAGCGTGACGATAGAAGATCAAGGAGTCCTAAGCGCCACAGGCGTTCTCTGTCCCCAGTTCGGGGAAGGAAGCATAGTCCAGCACGTGATGAAAGAAGCCCACAAGAGAGACGTAGCCCATCCCCAAGGGATCGCAGACATGCCAATGGTTCGGATTACAGTGGGAGTCCCAGGGGGAGGAGCAGAACTCCAGATCGTGTAGCTGATGCTGAAGACAGGGATTATAAGAGCTCCGCAAAGGAAAATGGGAACAGCCGCAGTCCTAGCCCGCTCCCCAAAGATGATCGGAGCCCTATttatgatgaagaagatgatgagaaTCATGCATCTCCGAGACGCAGCGAATCAAATTAA
- the LOC107941565 gene encoding serine/arginine-rich splicing factor RS2Z32 isoform X1, whose product MPRYDDHRGGTRLYVGHLSSRTRSRDLEDMFSRYGRVRDVDMKRDYAFVEFSDPRDADDARYSLNGRDLDGCRIIVEFAKGVPRGPGGSRDYAGRGPTPGSGRCFNCGIDGHWARDCKAGDWKNKCYRCGERGHIERDCQNSPKKLSRRPRSYSRSPSARRGRSRSRSYSRGRSDSRSRSPVKRERSFERDDRRSRSPKRHRRSLSPVRGRKHSPARDERSPQERRSPSPRDRRHANGSDYSGSPRGRSRTPDRVADAEDRDYKSSAKENGNSRSPSPLPKDDRSPIYDEEDDENHASPRRSESN is encoded by the exons ATGCCTAGGTATGATGATCACCGTGGTGGCACTCGCCTTTATGTCGGTCACTTGTCTTCAAGGACAAGATCACGTGATCTTGAGGACATGTTTAGCAGATATGGAAG AGTACGTGATGTGGATATGAAGCGCGACTATGCATTCGTT GAATTCAGTGACCCTAGAGATGCTGATGATGCAAGATATTCGTTGAATGGTCGAGACCTAGACGGATGCCGTATCATTGTGGAATTTGCCAAGGGA GTGCCCCGAGGCCCTGGTGGATCTCGTGATTATGCTGGAAGAGGTCCTACTCCTGGATCTGGGCGCTGCTTCAATTGTGGAATCGATGGTCACTGGGCTCGTGATTGCAAAGCCGGCGATTGGAAGAATAAGTGTTACCGCTGTGGGGAACGAGGCCACATAGAAAGAGATTGTCAAAACAGTCCAAAGAAACTGAG CCGTAGACCACGGAGTTACTCGCGTTCACCCAGTGCCCGACGTGGTCGAAGCAGAAGCCGCAGTTACAGCCGAGGGCGTAGTGACAG TAGATCGAGATCACCTGTGAAGCGAGAAAGAAGTTTCGAGCGTGACGATAGAAGATCAAGGAGTCCTAAGCGCCACAGGCGTTCTCTGTCCCCAGTTCGGGGAAGGAAGCATAGTCCAGCACGTGATGAAAGAAGCCCACAAGAGAGACGTAGCCCATCCCCAAGGGATCGCAGACATGCCAATGGTTCGGATTACAGTGGGAGTCCCAGGGGGAGGAGCAGAACTCCAGATCGTGTAGCTGATGCTGAAGACAGGGATTATAAGAGCTCCGCAAAGGAAAATGGGAACAGCCGCAGTCCTAGCCCGCTCCCCAAAGATGATCGGAGCCCTATttatgatgaagaagatgatgagaaTCATGCATCTCCGAGACGCAGCGAATCAAATTAA
- the LOC107941565 gene encoding serine/arginine-rich splicing factor RS2Z32 isoform X4 — MPRYDDHRGGTRLYVGHLSSRTRSRDLEDMFSRYGRVRDVDMKRDYAFVEFSDPRDADDARYSLNGRDLDGCRIIVEFAKGVPRGPGGSRDYAGRGPTPGSGRCFNCGIDGHWARDCKAGDWKNKCYRCGERGHIERDCQNSPKKLRPRSYSRSPSARRGRSRSRSYSRGRSDRSRSPVKRERSFERDDRRSRSPKRHRRSLSPVRGRKHSPARDERSPQERRSPSPRDRRHANGSDYSGSPRGRSRTPDRVADAEDRDYKSSAKENGNSRSPSPLPKDDRSPIYDEEDDENHASPRRSESN, encoded by the exons ATGCCTAGGTATGATGATCACCGTGGTGGCACTCGCCTTTATGTCGGTCACTTGTCTTCAAGGACAAGATCACGTGATCTTGAGGACATGTTTAGCAGATATGGAAG AGTACGTGATGTGGATATGAAGCGCGACTATGCATTCGTT GAATTCAGTGACCCTAGAGATGCTGATGATGCAAGATATTCGTTGAATGGTCGAGACCTAGACGGATGCCGTATCATTGTGGAATTTGCCAAGGGA GTGCCCCGAGGCCCTGGTGGATCTCGTGATTATGCTGGAAGAGGTCCTACTCCTGGATCTGGGCGCTGCTTCAATTGTGGAATCGATGGTCACTGGGCTCGTGATTGCAAAGCCGGCGATTGGAAGAATAAGTGTTACCGCTGTGGGGAACGAGGCCACATAGAAAGAGATTGTCAAAACAGTCCAAAGAAACTGAG ACCACGGAGTTACTCGCGTTCACCCAGTGCCCGACGTGGTCGAAGCAGAAGCCGCAGTTACAGCCGAGGGCGTAGTGACAG ATCGAGATCACCTGTGAAGCGAGAAAGAAGTTTCGAGCGTGACGATAGAAGATCAAGGAGTCCTAAGCGCCACAGGCGTTCTCTGTCCCCAGTTCGGGGAAGGAAGCATAGTCCAGCACGTGATGAAAGAAGCCCACAAGAGAGACGTAGCCCATCCCCAAGGGATCGCAGACATGCCAATGGTTCGGATTACAGTGGGAGTCCCAGGGGGAGGAGCAGAACTCCAGATCGTGTAGCTGATGCTGAAGACAGGGATTATAAGAGCTCCGCAAAGGAAAATGGGAACAGCCGCAGTCCTAGCCCGCTCCCCAAAGATGATCGGAGCCCTATttatgatgaagaagatgatgagaaTCATGCATCTCCGAGACGCAGCGAATCAAATTAA
- the LOC107941565 gene encoding serine/arginine-rich splicing factor RS2Z32 isoform X3 yields MPRYDDHRGGTRLYVGHLSSRTRSRDLEDMFSRYGRVRDVDMKRDYAFVEFSDPRDADDARYSLNGRDLDGCRIIVEFAKGVPRGPGGSRDYAGRGPTPGSGRCFNCGIDGHWARDCKAGDWKNKCYRCGERGHIERDCQNSPKKLRPRSYSRSPSARRGRSRSRSYSRGRSDSRSRSPVKRERSFERDDRRSRSPKRHRRSLSPVRGRKHSPARDERSPQERRSPSPRDRRHANGSDYSGSPRGRSRTPDRVADAEDRDYKSSAKENGNSRSPSPLPKDDRSPIYDEEDDENHASPRRSESN; encoded by the exons ATGCCTAGGTATGATGATCACCGTGGTGGCACTCGCCTTTATGTCGGTCACTTGTCTTCAAGGACAAGATCACGTGATCTTGAGGACATGTTTAGCAGATATGGAAG AGTACGTGATGTGGATATGAAGCGCGACTATGCATTCGTT GAATTCAGTGACCCTAGAGATGCTGATGATGCAAGATATTCGTTGAATGGTCGAGACCTAGACGGATGCCGTATCATTGTGGAATTTGCCAAGGGA GTGCCCCGAGGCCCTGGTGGATCTCGTGATTATGCTGGAAGAGGTCCTACTCCTGGATCTGGGCGCTGCTTCAATTGTGGAATCGATGGTCACTGGGCTCGTGATTGCAAAGCCGGCGATTGGAAGAATAAGTGTTACCGCTGTGGGGAACGAGGCCACATAGAAAGAGATTGTCAAAACAGTCCAAAGAAACTGAG ACCACGGAGTTACTCGCGTTCACCCAGTGCCCGACGTGGTCGAAGCAGAAGCCGCAGTTACAGCCGAGGGCGTAGTGACAG TAGATCGAGATCACCTGTGAAGCGAGAAAGAAGTTTCGAGCGTGACGATAGAAGATCAAGGAGTCCTAAGCGCCACAGGCGTTCTCTGTCCCCAGTTCGGGGAAGGAAGCATAGTCCAGCACGTGATGAAAGAAGCCCACAAGAGAGACGTAGCCCATCCCCAAGGGATCGCAGACATGCCAATGGTTCGGATTACAGTGGGAGTCCCAGGGGGAGGAGCAGAACTCCAGATCGTGTAGCTGATGCTGAAGACAGGGATTATAAGAGCTCCGCAAAGGAAAATGGGAACAGCCGCAGTCCTAGCCCGCTCCCCAAAGATGATCGGAGCCCTATttatgatgaagaagatgatgagaaTCATGCATCTCCGAGACGCAGCGAATCAAATTAA